Proteins found in one Nocardia brasiliensis ATCC 700358 genomic segment:
- a CDS encoding DUF4189 domain-containing protein, with product MFIKFFATAALSVSAAVVLAAPPAAADDPVSWGAGSLSVWGNVYAFSVNHPTEADAIRAADRTCKGQGIIDCRMMVTFANGCGAVVTSPLSIVAGFPIVGFGKGATPGEAYADATRNLPTGTGSAGSFNREHACTRP from the coding sequence ATGTTCATCAAATTCTTTGCGACCGCAGCGCTTTCGGTGAGTGCCGCTGTCGTTCTTGCGGCACCGCCCGCTGCCGCCGACGACCCGGTCAGCTGGGGCGCCGGTTCTCTCAGCGTGTGGGGCAACGTCTACGCGTTTTCGGTCAACCACCCAACCGAAGCCGACGCCATCCGAGCCGCCGACCGAACGTGCAAGGGGCAGGGCATCATCGACTGCCGGATGATGGTGACGTTCGCGAACGGCTGTGGTGCAGTCGTGACGAGTCCGCTCTCGATCGTCGCGGGGTTCCCGATCGTGGGCTTCGGTAAGGGGGCGACCCCGGGTGAGGCATACGCAGACGCCACCCGCAACCTCCCCACCGGCACCGGAAGCGCCGGCTCGTTCAACCGCGAACACGCCTGCACCCGGCCTTGA